A region of Roseobacter litoralis Och 149 DNA encodes the following proteins:
- a CDS encoding enoyl-CoA hydratase-related protein: MEYQTLTYALDDGVAVITLNRPEKMNALTTQMRAELTYAITQAGRTARVVVLTGAGSAFCSGQDLGDRPGAANLDLERTLRDEYAPLIRAIVGCPVPTIAAVNGAAAGAGANLALAADVVIATESAFFMQAFSRIGLIPDAGGTYTLPRTMGAAKAMGAALFADRITARQADEWGMIWEAVADDQFDAHWKARATHLAEGPTATYAAIKSVLRGSWDNGFEDQLTLEARQQGACGKTRDFKEGVLAFTEKRAARFEGR, encoded by the coding sequence ATGGAATACCAAACGCTGACCTATGCGCTGGACGACGGGGTGGCTGTGATCACTCTGAACCGGCCGGAAAAGATGAACGCCCTCACCACACAGATGCGGGCGGAGCTGACTTACGCCATCACGCAAGCGGGTCGAACGGCGCGGGTCGTGGTGCTGACAGGTGCCGGCTCGGCGTTTTGTTCCGGGCAAGACCTTGGGGACAGACCGGGTGCCGCCAACCTTGATCTTGAACGGACGTTGCGCGATGAATACGCCCCTCTGATACGCGCGATTGTCGGATGCCCCGTGCCAACCATTGCAGCGGTCAACGGCGCAGCAGCAGGTGCAGGCGCAAACCTTGCCCTTGCCGCGGACGTAGTTATTGCAACGGAAAGCGCGTTTTTCATGCAGGCATTTTCGCGTATCGGTCTGATCCCGGATGCGGGCGGAACCTATACTTTGCCGCGTACCATGGGGGCCGCAAAGGCGATGGGGGCCGCGCTTTTTGCCGACCGGATCACAGCGCGACAGGCCGATGAATGGGGCATGATCTGGGAGGCTGTGGCGGACGATCAGTTCGATGCCCATTGGAAAGCGCGTGCAACGCATCTGGCTGAAGGACCAACCGCAACCTATGCGGCCATCAAGTCGGTTTTGCGCGGCAGCTGGGACAATGGCTTCGAGGACCAACTGACGTTGGAGGCACGCCAACAGGGCGCCTGCGGAAAAACGCGGGACTTCAAGGAAGGTGTTTTGGCGTTTACCGAGAAACGCGCCGCGCGTTTCGAGGGGCGGTAA
- a CDS encoding holin-associated N-acetylmuramidase, whose amino-acid sequence MQTVREIAKEIVRREGGFVNDPDDPGGATNFGVTIHTMRRLGLDLDHDGSVTEADVRALTVDQAIDIFEKHYFQKPLIAMLPQPMHATVFDMYVNAGSNAVKILQRLLRDMGHDLVVDGALGPKSIGAAQAAFANAPDHLVDAYGIARRNYYFRIGDRRSASRKFAKTRAGGKGGWIKRAEEFISARYHLTDQQFKERVAAWA is encoded by the coding sequence ATGCAAACAGTTCGTGAGATCGCAAAGGAAATCGTGCGGCGAGAAGGCGGGTTCGTAAATGACCCCGACGATCCCGGCGGGGCAACAAACTTTGGCGTTACCATTCACACAATGCGCAGGCTCGGGCTTGATCTTGATCATGATGGGTCCGTTACCGAAGCCGACGTGCGGGCGCTAACCGTCGATCAGGCGATCGATATCTTTGAAAAACACTATTTTCAAAAACCACTGATCGCGATGTTGCCGCAGCCAATGCACGCCACCGTTTTCGACATGTATGTGAATGCCGGGTCTAATGCAGTGAAAATTCTGCAGCGTTTGCTGCGCGATATGGGCCACGATCTGGTTGTCGATGGCGCATTGGGGCCCAAGAGCATTGGGGCCGCGCAGGCCGCATTTGCGAATGCGCCGGATCATTTGGTGGATGCCTACGGTATTGCGCGCCGTAATTACTATTTCCGCATCGGAGACCGCCGGTCTGCGAGCCGCAAATTCGCAAAGACACGGGCAGGTGGCAAAGGCGGTTGGATCAAACGCGCGGAAGAGTTCATCTCTGCGCGGTATCACCTGACAGATCAACAGTTTAAGGAAAGGGTCGCAGCATGGGCTTGA
- a CDS encoding heme lyase CcmF/NrfE family subunit — translation MITELGHFALILAFMVAIVQTVIPLIGAHKRWPSWMAVAEPAANAQFLLTAFSFGALMWAFIVSDFSLHLVTLNSHSAKPMLYKISGTWGNHEGSMLLWVLIVALFGAMAAWFGGNLPPTLKARVLSVQAAIGVAFFAFIIFTSNPFTRLAVPPFDGQDLNPLLQDPGLAFHPPFLYLGYVGLSMAFSFAVAALIEGRVDAAWGRWVRPWTLAAWVFLTIGIALGSWWAYYELGWGGFWFWDPVENASFMPWLLAAALLHSAIVVEKRESLKSWTILLAILAFGFSLIGTFIVRSGLLTSVHAFANDPERGVFILMIMGFFMGGALILFAFRAGAMEARGVFGVVSRESALVANNLLLAVSCFVVFVGTMWPLVAEMFFDRKLSVGPPFFNMAFSPFMLVLGILLPIGSAMPWKRAHIARALKPLRYVFVLALAIGGLAYAMQSGRSLLGPIGLFLAAWIVMGTIIDFIQRAGRGPERWARIWRLPRADWGKMVAHAGVGITMMGVCGIMAWQYEDIRVAQFGEPYEVGRYTITLDKVSNYEGPNFLSTTGYITLAQDGREIAQLKPEKRIYPVAQMPTTEAAIDYDLIRDVYVVIGDEQANGGWAVRTYVKPLTNWIWIGSGLMALGGLLSLSDRRFRVAAGARNKSSALPVAAE, via the coding sequence ATGATTACAGAACTCGGACACTTCGCCCTCATCCTCGCCTTCATGGTTGCCATCGTACAAACGGTCATTCCTTTGATTGGTGCCCATAAACGATGGCCATCCTGGATGGCCGTTGCGGAACCTGCGGCAAACGCTCAGTTTTTGCTGACGGCGTTTTCATTTGGTGCTCTGATGTGGGCATTTATTGTGTCGGACTTCAGTCTGCATTTGGTGACGCTGAACAGCCACTCGGCCAAACCAATGCTGTACAAAATAAGCGGTACATGGGGCAACCACGAAGGGTCCATGTTGCTCTGGGTGCTGATTGTTGCGCTGTTTGGCGCGATGGCGGCTTGGTTTGGTGGCAACCTGCCGCCGACGCTGAAAGCCCGCGTGCTGAGTGTGCAGGCCGCGATTGGTGTCGCTTTCTTTGCGTTCATCATCTTTACGTCGAACCCGTTCACGCGCCTTGCCGTGCCGCCCTTTGACGGCCAGGATCTCAATCCGCTCCTTCAGGACCCGGGATTGGCCTTCCATCCACCGTTTCTCTATCTGGGCTACGTTGGCCTTAGCATGGCGTTCAGCTTCGCGGTCGCCGCCCTGATTGAAGGGCGTGTCGATGCAGCTTGGGGCCGTTGGGTGCGTCCCTGGACGCTGGCGGCCTGGGTGTTCCTGACAATTGGTATCGCACTTGGTTCTTGGTGGGCCTATTACGAATTGGGTTGGGGCGGTTTCTGGTTCTGGGACCCGGTTGAAAATGCATCCTTCATGCCGTGGTTGCTGGCTGCTGCCTTGCTGCACTCCGCCATCGTGGTGGAAAAGCGCGAAAGCCTCAAAAGTTGGACCATACTGCTGGCCATTCTCGCCTTTGGTTTTTCACTGATTGGTACATTCATTGTCCGCTCGGGTCTTTTGACCTCGGTGCATGCCTTCGCGAATGACCCGGAACGTGGTGTGTTCATCCTGATGATCATGGGCTTTTTTATGGGCGGCGCGTTGATCCTCTTTGCTTTCCGGGCAGGCGCGATGGAGGCGCGGGGCGTTTTTGGTGTCGTCAGCCGTGAAAGCGCGCTCGTTGCGAACAACCTGTTGCTGGCTGTGTCGTGCTTTGTTGTCTTTGTCGGCACCATGTGGCCGCTCGTGGCCGAGATGTTTTTTGACCGCAAGCTCAGCGTGGGGCCGCCGTTCTTCAACATGGCCTTTTCGCCCTTCATGCTTGTCCTTGGCATTCTGCTGCCCATCGGGTCAGCCATGCCTTGGAAGCGGGCGCATATCGCGCGCGCCCTGAAACCGCTGCGCTATGTGTTTGTCCTTGCGTTGGCGATTGGTGGTCTTGCCTATGCGATGCAATCTGGTCGCAGCCTTCTTGGGCCGATTGGTCTCTTCCTCGCGGCTTGGATCGTGATGGGCACGATCATCGATTTCATCCAACGTGCGGGCCGGGGTCCGGAGCGGTGGGCGCGAATCTGGCGACTGCCGCGGGCAGACTGGGGCAAGATGGTTGCTCATGCCGGTGTCGGTATCACGATGATGGGCGTCTGTGGGATCATGGCCTGGCAATACGAAGACATCCGGGTTGCGCAGTTTGGCGAACCCTATGAGGTCGGCCGCTATACCATCACGCTGGATAAGGTCAGCAATTACGAGGGGCCGAATTTCCTGTCTACCACCGGCTATATCACGCTGGCGCAGGATGGTCGCGAAATTGCACAACTGAAACCGGAAAAGCGCATTTATCCGGTGGCACAGATGCCGACGACCGAGGCTGCGATTGATTATGACCTTATCCGTGATGTTTACGTGGTCATCGGTGATGAGCAGGCGAATGGGGGCTGGGCGGTACGGACCTATGTCAAACCGCTCACCAACTGGATATGGATTGGCAGTGGCCTGATGGCACTTGGCGGGCTTCTCAGCCTGTCTGACCGTCGGTTCCGCGTCGCCGCAGGCGCGCGCAACAAGTCGTCCGCGCTACCGGTAGCCGCAGAATGA
- a CDS encoding glutamate racemase, which produces MSVGIFDSGLGGLTVLDAVQTRLPDVSFAYLADSAHAPYGVRTADDIYDLTCRSVARLFDTGCNLVILACNTASAAALRRMQESWVPDDKRVLGVFVPLIEAMTERQWGDNSPPREVGVKHVALFATPATVASRAFQRELAFRAIGVDVEAQACGGVVDAIEDGDMMLAEALVRSHVDALQRKMPTPDAAILGCTHYPLMQDIFQKALGENVRVFSQANLVADSLADYLERHPKMHGTGSPVFLTTGDPGRVSDRATQFLRRRIEFSAA; this is translated from the coding sequence ATGTCAGTTGGAATTTTTGATAGTGGGCTCGGTGGACTAACCGTTCTTGATGCGGTCCAGACACGGCTGCCGGATGTGTCCTTTGCCTATCTGGCTGACAGTGCGCATGCGCCTTATGGCGTGCGCACGGCGGATGACATTTACGATCTGACCTGTCGGTCGGTCGCGCGTCTGTTTGATACGGGCTGCAATCTGGTGATCCTCGCCTGCAATACAGCCTCGGCGGCGGCATTGCGCAGGATGCAGGAGTCATGGGTGCCGGACGACAAGCGTGTTCTCGGTGTCTTTGTGCCCTTGATTGAAGCCATGACGGAACGGCAGTGGGGGGATAATTCGCCGCCACGAGAGGTCGGCGTGAAACATGTCGCGCTGTTCGCGACGCCAGCAACCGTGGCCAGCCGGGCGTTTCAGCGCGAGCTCGCGTTCCGTGCGATTGGTGTCGATGTTGAGGCGCAGGCCTGCGGCGGTGTTGTGGATGCGATTGAGGACGGTGACATGATGCTCGCCGAGGCGCTGGTGCGCAGCCATGTGGACGCATTGCAGAGGAAAATGCCGACACCTGACGCGGCAATTCTGGGCTGCACGCATTATCCTCTGATGCAGGACATATTTCAGAAAGCCTTAGGCGAAAACGTGCGCGTGTTCAGCCAGGCCAATCTGGTGGCGGATAGTTTGGCCGACTACCTCGAACGGCACCCCAAGATGCACGGGACGGGCAGCCCTGTGTTTTTGACGACCGGGGACCCGGGCCGTGTCAGCGACCGGGCCACGCAGTTTTTGCGACGACGTATCGAGTTTTCAGCCGCCTGA
- the ccmE gene encoding cytochrome c maturation protein CcmE, producing MKNLKKQRRIQVIALATVALVLSTALIGYAMRDGINFFRAPTQILAEPPAPSEVFRIGGLVEEGSIVRGQGKTIRFSVTDGNGVVPVTYTGVLPDLFEENQGMVGTGSYINGVFEASEILAKHDETYMPAEVVDMLKEQGVYKGTEG from the coding sequence ATGAAAAACCTAAAGAAGCAAAGACGCATTCAAGTCATAGCGCTCGCGACCGTCGCGCTTGTCTTGTCGACGGCGCTGATCGGGTATGCAATGCGCGACGGGATCAACTTTTTTCGCGCACCAACGCAGATATTGGCCGAACCACCCGCGCCCTCCGAAGTGTTTCGGATTGGCGGTTTGGTTGAAGAGGGCTCAATCGTGCGCGGGCAAGGTAAAACGATCCGCTTTAGCGTGACAGATGGCAACGGTGTTGTCCCGGTCACCTACACCGGTGTGTTGCCTGATCTGTTTGAAGAGAACCAAGGTATGGTCGGCACGGGAAGTTACATCAACGGCGTCTTCGAAGCATCTGAAATACTTGCGAAACATGATGAAACCTACATGCCTGCTGAGGTCGTCGACATGCTGAAAGAACAGGGTGTATACAAAGGTACTGAGGGCTGA
- a CDS encoding holin family protein has translation MGLIGGLLSIVFGNERNVVKETVEVFRANAEEDAARAQELRIEALGQYGREFESAKDSAFNRVMDGVNRVPRPALALGTLGLFLAAMVDPIWFAARMQGIALVPEPLWWLLGVIVSFYFGARHQVKSQQFQQSIAKSVALAPKVVENIGMLRSLRATTPGTADTAGDVRLKAVALQPDSNAALEDWQSTSATPATK, from the coding sequence ATGGGCTTGATCGGAGGATTGCTCAGCATCGTTTTTGGCAATGAGCGTAACGTCGTAAAGGAAACTGTTGAAGTCTTCAGGGCGAATGCCGAAGAAGACGCCGCCCGTGCTCAGGAACTGCGTATTGAGGCGTTGGGCCAATACGGACGTGAGTTTGAAAGTGCGAAAGACTCCGCCTTTAACCGTGTCATGGATGGCGTGAACCGCGTGCCACGCCCTGCACTGGCGCTGGGAACGCTTGGGCTGTTCCTCGCGGCGATGGTTGATCCGATCTGGTTCGCGGCGCGCATGCAGGGCATTGCTCTGGTGCCAGAGCCTTTGTGGTGGTTGCTCGGGGTGATCGTATCTTTTTACTTTGGCGCGCGGCATCAGGTCAAAAGCCAACAATTCCAGCAATCCATCGCCAAAAGCGTGGCTCTTGCCCCGAAAGTCGTCGAAAATATCGGCATGTTGCGGAGCTTGCGGGCCACGACACCCGGGACGGCAGATACCGCAGGGGATGTGCGGTTGAAGGCCGTGGCGCTTCAGCCCGACAGCAATGCAGCCCTTGAAGACTGGCAGAGCACCAGCGCAACCCCCGCGACAAAGTGA
- the gltA gene encoding citrate synthase codes for MAESTKSATLTIDGKEIELPIYSPTAGPDVIDIGKLYAQAGVFTYDPGFTSTASCDSTITFIDGGKGELLHRGYPIDQLAGKSHYLEVCYLLLYGELPSAAELEKFEGLITHHTMLHEQMQNFFRGFRRDAHPMAIMVGVVGAMSAFYHDSTDISDADQREIASHRLIAKMPTIASWAYKYSIGQPFIYPRNDLDYASNFLRMCFAVPAEDYEVNPILSRAMDRIFTLHADHEQNASTSTVRLASSSGANPFACIAAGIACLWGPAHGGANQACLEMLKEIGTPDRIPEFIARAKDKNDPYRLMGFGHRVYKNHDPRATVMKQSADEVLELLGVENNPVLQVAKELEAAALADPYFSDKKLFPNVDFYSGIILEAMGFPTSMFTPIFAVARTVGWISQWKEQLSDPQHKIGRPRQLYLGEVTRDYSDIETR; via the coding sequence ATGGCCGAAAGCACAAAATCAGCGACACTGACCATCGATGGCAAAGAAATCGAACTGCCCATCTATAGCCCAACCGCCGGGCCGGACGTGATCGATATTGGCAAGCTCTATGCGCAGGCAGGCGTTTTCACGTATGATCCGGGGTTCACGTCGACCGCAAGCTGTGACAGCACGATCACCTTTATCGACGGGGGCAAGGGCGAGTTGTTGCACCGCGGCTATCCGATTGATCAACTGGCGGGCAAGTCGCACTATCTTGAGGTCTGTTATCTGCTGCTCTACGGCGAACTGCCGTCTGCCGCTGAACTGGAGAAGTTCGAAGGGCTGATCACGCATCACACGATGCTGCACGAGCAGATGCAGAACTTCTTTCGAGGGTTCCGCCGCGACGCGCATCCAATGGCCATTATGGTCGGCGTAGTGGGCGCGATGTCTGCCTTCTATCATGACAGCACCGATATTTCCGACGCAGACCAGCGCGAGATCGCCAGCCACCGCCTGATTGCCAAAATGCCGACGATTGCGTCATGGGCTTACAAGTATTCCATCGGGCAACCCTTTATCTATCCGCGCAATGATCTTGATTACGCATCGAACTTCCTGCGTATGTGTTTCGCTGTGCCTGCGGAGGATTATGAGGTTAATCCGATCCTGAGCCGTGCCATGGACCGTATCTTTACGCTCCATGCGGATCATGAGCAGAACGCCTCGACCTCTACGGTCCGGCTGGCCTCCTCCTCTGGTGCCAATCCCTTCGCCTGTATCGCCGCCGGGATTGCTTGCCTTTGGGGGCCTGCACATGGCGGGGCCAACCAAGCCTGTCTGGAGATGCTCAAGGAGATCGGCACACCGGACCGCATCCCGGAGTTTATCGCGCGGGCTAAGGACAAAAACGACCCCTACCGCCTGATGGGTTTTGGCCACCGCGTGTACAAAAACCACGATCCACGCGCCACGGTGATGAAGCAAAGCGCCGATGAAGTGCTGGAATTGCTCGGCGTTGAGAACAACCCCGTGCTGCAGGTCGCCAAAGAATTGGAAGCGGCAGCACTGGCCGATCCGTATTTCTCCGACAAGAAGCTCTTCCCGAATGTTGATTTCTACTCAGGCATCATTCTGGAGGCGATGGGTTTCCCCACGTCAATGTTCACGCCAATCTTTGCCGTGGCGCGGACAGTAGGCTGGATTTCTCAGTGGAAAGAACAGCTTAGCGATCCACAGCACAAGATCGGTCGCCCGCGCCAGCTCTATCTTGGTGAAGTGACCCGCGATTACTCCGATATCGAAACGCGCTGA
- a CDS encoding cytochrome c-type biogenesis protein has translation MIRVLLIILLLLPGSLLAVQPDEILADPVMEERAREISKGLRCPVCQNESIDESHANIARDLRLLVRDRLVEGDSDAEVVDFVVARYGEFVLLKPTIGGSNWMLWAAGPFMLLLAMTVGFFYLRGRDSARAPQEDALSVDEAARLKEILKE, from the coding sequence ATGATCCGGGTTCTTCTGATCATACTTCTGCTTTTGCCCGGTTCGCTGCTTGCAGTGCAGCCAGACGAAATACTGGCTGATCCGGTTATGGAAGAGCGCGCGCGCGAGATCTCAAAAGGCTTGCGCTGCCCGGTCTGTCAAAACGAGAGCATCGATGAAAGCCACGCGAATATCGCGCGTGATTTGCGTCTGTTGGTCCGCGACAGGCTGGTGGAAGGGGATAGCGACGCGGAAGTCGTCGACTTCGTGGTCGCGCGCTACGGTGAATTCGTGCTGCTCAAACCGACCATCGGCGGTTCGAACTGGATGCTGTGGGCGGCGGGGCCGTTCATGCTGCTGCTGGCGATGACTGTTGGTTTTTTCTATCTGCGGGGCCGGGATTCTGCACGTGCACCGCAAGAAGACGCTTTAAGCGTTGATGAGGCCGCCCGCCTCAAGGAAATCCTGAAAGAATGA
- the argC gene encoding N-acetyl-gamma-glutamyl-phosphate reductase yields the protein MTYSIAILGASGYTGAELIRLIAGHSSLKITALGAFSKAGQSVAQVFPHLRHLDLPTLLQIDQIDFANIDLCFCALPHKTSQSVIAALPPDLKVVDLSADFRLRDPDDYEKWYGNKHSALTQQAEAVYGLTEFYRDDIKTARLVAGTGCNAATGQYMLRPLIAAGVIDLDNIILDLKCAVSGAGRSLKENLLHAELSEGYHAYATGSTHRHLGEFDQEFSQIAGRPVQVQFTPHLIPANRGILGTGYLRGDAAQIHDTLSQAYANEPFVDVLPLGQTPSTRHVRGSNFCHIGVVADRQPDRALVVAALDNLTKGSSGQALQNANLMLNIEETEGLMMAPLFP from the coding sequence ATGACTTACTCCATCGCTATTCTTGGTGCCTCTGGTTATACAGGCGCCGAACTGATCCGCTTGATTGCGGGGCATTCTTCGCTAAAAATTACTGCATTGGGAGCTTTTTCGAAAGCGGGCCAATCAGTCGCGCAGGTGTTTCCACACTTGCGTCATCTGGACCTGCCAACGCTTTTGCAAATAGATCAGATTGACTTTGCAAACATCGATTTGTGTTTTTGCGCCTTGCCGCACAAGACCAGCCAAAGCGTAATTGCGGCATTGCCCCCGGACCTTAAAGTCGTCGACCTCAGCGCGGATTTTCGGCTGCGCGATCCGGATGACTACGAAAAGTGGTACGGCAACAAACATTCAGCACTGACGCAACAAGCCGAGGCGGTCTATGGGCTGACGGAATTCTATCGCGATGACATAAAAACCGCGCGGCTGGTTGCAGGCACCGGGTGCAACGCGGCGACGGGTCAATATATGCTGCGCCCCTTGATTGCCGCAGGTGTCATTGATCTGGACAATATCATTCTGGATTTGAAGTGCGCGGTTTCCGGGGCGGGGCGCAGCCTCAAAGAGAACCTGCTGCACGCAGAGCTGTCCGAAGGCTACCACGCCTATGCAACGGGCAGCACGCACCGGCACCTCGGTGAATTTGATCAGGAGTTTTCACAGATCGCGGGACGGCCGGTTCAGGTCCAGTTTACACCGCATCTCATCCCGGCCAACCGGGGCATTCTTGGAACCGGATATCTGCGCGGTGACGCGGCGCAGATCCACGACACATTGTCGCAAGCCTATGCAAACGAGCCGTTTGTCGACGTATTGCCCCTCGGTCAAACGCCAAGCACGCGGCACGTAAGGGGTTCAAATTTCTGCCATATCGGCGTTGTTGCGGACAGGCAGCCGGACCGTGCGCTGGTGGTGGCGGCGCTGGACAACCTGACCAAGGGCTCAAGCGGTCAGGCGTTGCAAAATGCGAACCTGATGTTAAATATTGAGGAGACCGAGGGGCTGATGATGGCACCGTTGTTTCCGTGA
- the gltX gene encoding glutamate--tRNA ligase encodes MTAPVVTRFAPSPTGFLHIGGARTALFNWLYARGRGGKFLLRIEDTDRARSTPEATQAILDGMAWLGLDHDGEIVSQFDNAERHAAVAMDLLAAGKAYKCFATQEEISAFREAARAEGRSTLYRSPWRDVAPDEHPDAPYVVRIKAPQNGETIIHDQVQGDVNIRNDQLDDMVLLRSDGTPVYMLAVVVDDHDMGVTHVIRGDDHLNNAARQMMIYNALGWDVPVWAHIPLIHGPDGKKLSKRHGALGAQEYQVMGYPAAGMRNYLARLGWSHGDDEFFTDAQAKEWFDLSGIGKSPARFDTKKLENLCGQHIACADDAALRQEAEAFRVVSGQPALTASQSHMFETAMYCVKERAKTFPELFEKAHFALTERPITPDEKAAKSLDDVSRGILRELTPQLQNASWDRENLEATLNAFAHSKDTKFGKLAGPLRAALAGKSVTPSVFDMMLVLGPEETCARLNDAAD; translated from the coding sequence ATGACTGCGCCCGTTGTTACTCGTTTCGCGCCCTCCCCGACTGGTTTTTTACACATTGGCGGGGCGCGCACGGCCCTGTTCAATTGGCTCTATGCACGCGGCAGGGGTGGGAAGTTTCTGCTGCGTATTGAGGATACCGACCGCGCCCGCTCAACGCCCGAGGCCACGCAGGCCATTCTGGACGGGATGGCATGGCTTGGTCTGGACCATGATGGTGAAATTGTGAGCCAATTTGACAACGCGGAACGCCATGCCGCCGTGGCCATGGACCTGCTGGCTGCGGGCAAAGCGTATAAATGCTTTGCCACGCAAGAGGAAATCAGCGCCTTTCGGGAAGCGGCGCGCGCCGAAGGCCGTAGTACGCTATATCGCTCGCCCTGGCGGGACGTCGCGCCGGACGAGCATCCGGATGCACCCTATGTCGTCCGGATCAAAGCACCACAGAATGGCGAGACCATCATCCATGATCAGGTGCAGGGGGATGTTAACATCCGCAATGACCAATTGGACGACATGGTGCTGTTGCGGTCCGATGGCACGCCTGTCTACATGCTGGCGGTCGTTGTCGATGATCATGATATGGGTGTGACGCATGTGATCCGCGGCGACGACCACCTCAATAATGCAGCGCGGCAGATGATGATTTACAATGCCCTTGGCTGGGATGTGCCGGTCTGGGCGCATATCCCGCTGATCCACGGTCCGGATGGCAAGAAACTTTCCAAGCGGCACGGCGCACTTGGTGCGCAGGAATATCAGGTCATGGGCTACCCTGCTGCCGGCATGCGCAATTATTTGGCGCGATTGGGGTGGAGTCACGGAGACGATGAGTTTTTCACAGATGCGCAGGCCAAGGAATGGTTTGATCTCAGCGGAATCGGTAAAAGCCCCGCACGATTTGACACCAAAAAGCTCGAAAACCTGTGTGGGCAGCACATCGCCTGCGCGGATGATGCCGCGCTGCGGCAAGAAGCGGAGGCTTTCCGGGTCGTCTCCGGCCAGCCCGCACTGACCGCGTCACAATCACACATGTTTGAAACGGCCATGTACTGCGTCAAAGAACGCGCGAAGACCTTTCCAGAACTCTTTGAAAAAGCTCACTTTGCTTTGACTGAACGCCCGATAACACCAGATGAGAAAGCGGCGAAATCGCTGGATGATGTATCCCGTGGTATACTGAGGGAATTGACGCCGCAGTTGCAAAATGCTAGCTGGGACCGAGAAAATCTAGAGGCGACTTTAAACGCGTTTGCTCACAGCAAGGATACCAAGTTTGGTAAACTCGCCGGTCCTTTGCGCGCTGCCCTGGCCGGGAAATCTGTTACGCCTTCTGTATTTGATATGATGCTGGTTTTGGGTCCGGAAGAGACCTGCGCACGGCTGAACGATGCTGCTGATTGA
- a CDS encoding lysophospholipid acyltransferase family protein, with translation MGALRRNITRDISYAHSAETKGGRAVIRLMENSTGRLRLIKRARGYENEVAAGKDFFSVMAARYGLTLDLVKGHLDLIPREGPLVVIANHPYGILDGLMMGHILEQTRGDFRILANSVFRKAEDINRIVLPISFDDTKEARMLNIATRKQSLHYLSQGGAIGVFPGGTVSTAVKPFSKPMDPGWRGFTARMIAKSGASVLPIYFDGHTSRLFQIASHMHVTLRMGLLINEFGKRVDTPVRMSIGKPIGPEILAPLAKDSKAMMDFLRKATYELSPDPAKSFDLGYEFEDRHRVG, from the coding sequence ATGGGTGCGCTGCGCCGCAACATAACCCGAGATATCAGTTATGCGCATAGCGCTGAAACCAAAGGTGGCCGTGCGGTGATCCGTTTGATGGAGAACTCCACGGGGCGTTTGCGCCTCATCAAGCGCGCGCGCGGGTATGAGAATGAAGTGGCTGCTGGAAAAGATTTTTTTAGTGTGATGGCCGCGCGTTATGGCCTGACATTGGATTTGGTGAAAGGGCATCTGGATCTGATCCCACGTGAGGGGCCGCTCGTTGTGATTGCCAATCATCCCTACGGAATTCTGGATGGCCTGATGATGGGGCACATTCTTGAACAGACCCGCGGTGATTTCCGAATCCTGGCAAACTCCGTTTTTCGAAAAGCCGAAGATATCAACCGCATCGTGCTGCCGATCAGCTTTGATGACACCAAAGAAGCGCGCATGCTCAACATCGCCACGCGAAAGCAATCCCTGCACTATCTGTCGCAGGGCGGCGCAATCGGTGTCTTTCCAGGGGGTACGGTCAGCACTGCGGTCAAGCCGTTTTCCAAGCCCATGGACCCCGGCTGGCGTGGCTTTACGGCCAGAATGATCGCGAAATCCGGGGCCTCGGTGCTGCCGATCTACTTTGACGGGCATACAAGTCGGTTGTTTCAGATTGCCAGTCATATGCATGTGACGCTGCGCATGGGCTTGCTGATCAACGAGTTCGGAAAGAGGGTCGATACCCCGGTTCGCATGTCAATCGGCAAGCCAATTGGTCCGGAAATTCTGGCCCCTTTGGCAAAAGACAGCAAAGCGATGATGGATTTCTTGCGAAAAGCGACGTATGAGCTGTCACCGGATCCAGCAAAGAGCTTTGATCTGGGGTATGAATTTGAAGATCGGCACCGCGTCGGATGA